Genomic window (Onychomys torridus chromosome 5, mOncTor1.1, whole genome shotgun sequence):
AAAGCATCCCTGGTCTGCTCTTACAACTTCAGCcacaaatattgtccaggagtgcTGCCTTGAGTACTTCAAACAAGTCATCCCTACCAGCTGGTGACATGGTAAAGGACCTTAGTGGAGTGTCCCAGGGATGCCATTGTGTACAGTGACCCTCTCCTGGGGCTCCTGGGAGCTGGCCATAGGTAGAGGCAAGCCTTGGACCCCTCCATCATACCTTGGCCaaggctcctttctctctccacttgTGCTGGCCTGAGTAGTTTCAAACCACACACTATGAGGTCTGTGAAACAGCCTTAAACTTAacggagaaactgaggcccagggatgGATGGGACATTCTCTTGTCACACAGCAAATCAGTGGCTCGTGTGTCTCTAATCCCAGGTGGGGGAGAGGTCagatgaaacattccatcctgcaggaagctccttaaacaggaaggccaacaactcaaaatagcttcagaaagTCCCTAAAACTGACTAGGCCCTCTCCATGCCAGTGAGCAATAAAAATTGAGAGTCCCTTTCAGACAGAAGGAAGCGGAACTGCAAAGAAGACccagaccagaccagctgcctggaagaagcagaaaccacccAAGCTGTCTGGAAGAGGTGTAGGCCAACTGAGGTACctgaaaggacactctccaacctgctgagctgcctgcaggctgtgcagtgggcTCCAGATTACCAGTTTTGTGAGCTGTCCCCACACTGGGGTGtgctttggtgatacagctgtctgTCTTCacgtcatttctgctcctgtaagtgactgATAAAAACCCATTggttcatcaagttggactttAGTGGTACCCATACTCTTGTCTGCTATGGGCTCCCTATCTCGGGGGAGGGGAGATGCATGGGTTGTGTTCCCCCAGGAAAAGGTCTGTCTCCCAATAGATGGCTAGGGCTCGCTCCACATAGCCTAGCTAGGTCATGGTCATCTGGGATGAAGTCAAAGACGGGAACAGGAATCCCCAGCCCTGCTCCCTACTTCCTCAACACAGATGTGCTGTGGAGGCACAAATCCAATAGCACTGAAACCAGAAGGTCCGATGTCCCAGATCTGCCACCAATGGGAACCTGTGTAAACTTGGGGCTCAGGGTCTTGGCCAAGATGAGGAAGTGGCTGATCCAGGGTCTCTGGAAGGCTAAGTGatattttctccctctctgtagctttgttaTTGTCCAGGACAGGTCTATCTGCTCAGACTCCAAAGACTGGCAGGTGAAGAAACCTGTTGATCATCGGCAGAACCTCAAGCTATCAAGCCTCATCACTAGGAAGGTACCCTAGCCACAGCTGCCTTACAGTGACAACAGGCACCTCGGCCCCAAAGACGCTTGTTTCTACACTGTAACATTTCTTGCCTGCAGCTCTAGGCCCAGATGGGTATCTGCTACAAtctttttccttcagtttggaTCAGTACATCTGTCTCAGGGGTACAGGGTGCCCTCCCACCCAAACCTGTCACCCCCAGAAAACACCTGGGCATACCTGAGTCTGCGAGGGGCATCTGGGGAGACACTGAATTCTCCCTACCTTCCAGACCACGTACCCACATTTGTCTGTGGTTGTCTGGTCTGACCAGGAACCCAGGagcattccattccattccagaATGTCTGCCAACCCCTTCCACTTAGTCAAGAATCGGACCACGGGAGATGAGCAGATCTTGGCCTTCTCAGGGCTCAGCACGCAGCCACAGGGTTGGGCAAGTTCCCCGCGTCCTTtagtgccacacacacaccatagatcAGGTGGCTCCCCACAGGTGGAGCACCTTCCAGGCCTCCTGGGGGCTCCCTGCGAAGGCCGGAACCAGAAGGGTAGGCCCGAGTCATTTGTGGGATCCCGGCCTGCTTCCTGCTCTAGCTTCATCTACCACAGCAGGGCGGCTCTTCAAATGGCTGCCATGTTCCTGAGGTGTGGCTCTCACCCCCTGTCGGCCGCGGAAACCCCACCCACCCTCCGTCCAAGCCcagcctccaggaagccttcctcaACTGCACACCGCCTCAAGTGTCTCCTGCGGCGGCGCCCAGGGCCCCTCGGAGACCTGCAGCCAGTCACGGTAAGAGACCCTTCTGTGGTCCACCGACCCCCGCGTGTCCtccagtctctccctccccagcccaccccccggGGCTGAGGCCGCCCCCTTGTCACCCAGGGCGTGGGCCTCCGAGGCTCCTCCCAGCGCAGGCGGGAGCTGCACGCACCCTGCTGCACAGATCCCGCCATGCTTGGAGGGCCTCGCGCAGGGCTGCCCGGGGCCTGCTGCTGGCGTCGTGGTGCGTGGTGCAAGAAGGGGCCAGGGACGTGAGCCCTGTGTGGGGGTCCGGGGTGGGGGGACCCTGCacggggtggggaggagggcggGCACAGCAGCCGTTAGGAGTTTTCCCTCCCGGCTCCTGCTGCCTCCTGGTGGAGCAACTCGCCTGGGCGCTTCCAGCATGGCGGGAAGCAAGTCGCCCGATCACCAGCGTGTGGCTACCAGGTCCCTTCGGCCGCACGAAGCCTGAGGGAGAAGCCCATCCCACGGCTGCCTCAGATCCAGCACCCCGGAGCAGCTGGGACTGAGGTGGCGGCGGGGAAATGTTCCCGGGGTCTCCTAGGGGAGACGGGAGAGATGGCAGAGAGCAGAGGGCTGCAGGAGCGGCCGAGCGGAGCCCACCCGCTAGCCCACCACGTCCTCTTTAAGGAAGGCTAGCGGCTCCGAAACGAACCAGCTCTCGGATGGAGGAGCTCAGGAGAAGAGCTGTGAGGAGGGCTGTCGCCCCCAGGCCCTGACAGTGACAGCGCCAAGCCTAGCTCAAAGGTCCCTTCGAAGAAAAAGGACCGAAACCGGAGCAGTAGGATTTGGAACGCAAGTGTTCAGGCTCAGGGCGTGGGTAAGGGCAGCAGCACTTTGTGGCACGGGCGACCACCATCATCGCGCGCTTGTCTGAAAGGAGACTTGGGTGAGGGTTGGAGAGTCGGAGGTTCCCCGTGACATCGAAGGACCAGACGAATAGGGAGGAGTGGTCTGACCAatgtcttcccttccttctggaaGGGAACACTGCCCAGAACAAAAGTCACCTTTCCTTTGCTTCTCCGGGTCCTCCATTCTGTGACAcccccccttcccccagcttACTCTTTACTGTCCTCTGCCGTCTGGACTTGGAACTACTGTCAGGAAGAGAGGAGGTGTTTGGTACCTGTGGGTATTATCATTTATACATTTTCATCAACAAGTGTCTAGGTGGCGCTCTCAGGGGCACGATGCTGAAAGAGCAGATCCCGGAGtcaaggatggggggggggggggggggggggggggcgtcagTTCTCTGAGCATAGCCCTATGCATAGTGAACTGCATAGGAACCACAGAGGGAGGAGCTTCAAATAAAGGACCCACCAGCTGGGGTACACCTTCACCTCTGCATACctcattccctgggcaggggacATCTGCAGCAGACTCACTCCTAGGGTCACGAAGGTAAGAAACCACAGGCCCAacaacctggagttcactggatGGAGAAGAAAAGGCTCACAGTTTTGGGGCTTACAGGCCTTCAACttcttattgcttttttttttttcttgtaaaatacACATAACAACACAAACTCTACCATTTTCACTCTATGAAGTATAAGCGACATCCCAGCATTGAGCGACTACCGTCATTTTCCAGTTTTAGAAGTTTTTCACCATCACAGGTTATCAgcctgaacctcagtttccccatctgaaaGTGGAGCTAACAATAAACAGCTTTCCTAAGACTGGAGGGATGCGACCAAACTTCTGACTCTGGAGGAGGAGTTGGCTTGCTTTTGAGTGGAcagcagagggaagaggacaAGGCCCCTAGGTCAGTGGAGCTTCAGCAAAGTTAGATTCCAAGTACATACATGTTCACTGGGGCTCAGAGAGACAGACGCTGGTGCTGGGGAGCTCCCCTATGATCAGTGAGTGTAGCCTTAAGGCCAGGATTTCTAGGCAGGGCAGAGTCCTGATCACAGTGCTCTGTCAACGTTCCCAGCCCTCTCTCGTGGCTGTCCTGTGGGGAAGCCTATGTGTCAGGAAACTGAGGTTCCAGAAGGCGCTGAACTCGATCACCATCACAAACCCGGAAGACACAGGGCTGGTCTTCACCCAGCTGTagggaagtggaggaagaaggaggaatgaAGGCATTTGGCTCCAGAAACCTGGACAGAGTGACTTCTGTGCACTTGAGCTGGGTGATAGATTGTGAAGAACTGAACTGGCAGTCACTGAAATAGCATAGGAAAGGAGGGGCAGGCGAGAATACTGAACTGGGACATTTGAATGGAGGGGAACAAGGGGAAGAAGCGTGTGTGTGTACGACCATATATGCAGACTGTATAAGGAAATCTTATGGCTCAGTAAGGCTCtttcaaatatttcagaaagtcatatgggtgtgtgtgtgtgaagagatagctcagtggttaagaacactgactgctctcttCCAGAGAGAACTTAGGCTGGattctgtagctggaagtttgcCTGTGTCCCACCAGGTCTGCAGCCGCTcagccccaagtaaacacacagaggcttatattaatgaaaactgcttggccattagctcaggcttactacagactagctcttacacttaaactcaacccatttctgttaatctatatgttgccatgcattccgtggctttacctttatgccattacatgctgctccctggacggtgggcaggcgtctcctgactcagccttccttttcccagaattcttcttgtctgcttatcccacctatacttcctgcctagctactggccaatcaacgttttattaaaccagtgtacaaaagcattatcctacagcaggattcccatcacccacatggaggctcacaaccatctagaactcgagtcccagaagatctgatgccctctgctggcctctgggcACTATACACatatggttcacagacatacctgcaggtaAAACACCTAAACACATTGTTAGAAATAAGCCCGGAGGCAATAACTAGATCACCACTCCAACAGAAATGCCTCAACAAGCAAGCCTTTGCTCTTAATCAAGAGGATGTGCTTTGAAGAGCAAGAACCCCAAGGCAAGGAGTGTACTTGGATTTTATTCTAATGCTGTAGtgactgtctgtctttctccattGGCTGTGTCTCATCTCATGCCGTTCTGAAACTGGCTAGTTTTGAACAGTGCAAAGGAAATCAAGTGGGGAGGGAGTCAGTCACTTCAGTCTGAAACTGTAGCAGGGTCTTTTTGTAAACAAAGGTTTTTACCTGGGGGTGAGAGGTGGGGGTGGatttaaaaattagcataaaTGTTTTAGAGGGTAGGGGAGATAAAActtcagtctcagcactcagtaggcagaagctagcctggtctacttcAGGTGTTTTGGGTCTCAAactccgagatctgcctgcctctgcttcctgagtgcaaagattaaaggtgtttgccaccacacctggctattgtTACCCTTCTTACTGAAAGACATTTGAATGGTTCTCAATTTGTTTGAGACAATAATCTGTGGAACTGTGACCCACCCCCTTCTTAATTCTTATGATTCCCATGATTCCAAATTGGGGATAAACCCAGGCCCTGTTTGCCTCACTGTGTGTTTCCTATgagaatcaataaaaagataattcgggacagcctggtttacagagagagttccaggatggccagggctacatacacttgaaaaaccaaaaacaaccaaccaaataaacaagcaaacaaaaaaaccccaaaagccTCAGGAAGTAGACAACTAAAAAGCTTCAGAAgcaactgaccagattcactaggctcctccctccccaagcaTCTGTATgcactaaggaagcagaggcaagcagatctcttgagttcagggctacacagtgagaccctgtctcaaaaaccaaaacaaacagaaaaggatttGGATTCCTTGTCCTAACTACAAGTTTTGTGGTATTTGATAGAAAAAGACTCATATTTAATACTTCTGCAACATTAAAAATAGTTGCCAGGATTAGGATTTGTATTCTAGTCTTAGACAAGAATCTGTGAGATTCTgatccccccccccattaaaaCTGTGGGTCAGGTATggcagaaacagaacaaaaagaggaGAGCAGATGTGGATGCATCTTCAATACCAGGCGAGGGGATCTGGGTAATCTGAAAGGTAGTAGAGACCTTCAGAAACCTTGGGGacaagaagaagggaggagaggaagagacaggataTTAGAGACTGGAAGCAAAGGACTTCTAAGCAGCAGCCTTTTCAGGATTTTTGCTTCAAGAGAAGAAGGCCACGGGATGAAAAGGAAACCAGAGTGGGTAACTTagtgaggagagaggacaggcagGCAGCAGAACAGGGCAAGTGTACAGACTCACCAGCGATTGTCCTTCTGTGGGAAGGAACCAGTGAACAGAAGAGTTGTACAGAGCTGCTCCAACATGGTGCTccaaccagcagcagcagcagcacctaACATCAGTATGGTCACTACCATATTGCCACTGTTGTCACCTAAACTACCACCATAAGATTACCACTATCATTGCCACCAGTTTTCCAACCACTGCCATCACCACTACTGCGGTAACATCATCACCATCTACGATTATCATACCAACCCCCGCTGCCACATTGACatcaccatccccaccaccaaTCCCGTCTCTATCACTGCTCCCATCTGGACATCACCAGTCTGCTCCATCATCTCCATCACCACAACACTTTCTTCTAACACAGTCTTCATCACCAAGCACCTGCTTAGAAAGTATGGATTCTCAGCACCTGACCCCTTGAATCAGAACTTCTGGGATGTGGGGCTGGCACTCTCCTCAAGTCCTCCAGAGGACTCAGTTGGATGCTCAAATTTCAGAATCCCTAGACAAGACAGCCACAGAAATGCAAGGCTTCTCTAGTGGTTAATCTCAGAAACTCTGGTAAAAGATGGCGGGCACAGAGCcagaactgggaggagaagagggacctgcccctcctcccctcaaCCTCCTGTTTTGGGCTTACTGAAGATCTACCCTGGGAGCAAAGGGAATTCACCTGGAGGTGGGAAtttgacagcaagtgccttttgACCAAATACTGGTCAGAAGAAGCCACAGGCTTATTCCCCTCAAATTTCTCACGCTATCTGCTGAACTTACATGGAGAGATTCCTGCCTTGTTCTCCACCCAAAGACACAGGAGCTCGGCATGTGTGTGGCCACACCCTGATATTGGCCAGCCATTCAGGATCCAAACACCTGACCAGGTTCTCACCCAGGGCTTCAGTATTTGTTAGGCGGGTGTTTACCTCAGGCGCCGGGAagccccccacccctcctcccttcttccacccacccaccctcacgTGTGAAAGGGTGGATCCAGGCCTTTACTCTCCTACTTCCAATCTCTAGGCTTTGACCTACCTTCTGAGGTGAGTTTCCTGTCCCAGAGTGTTTTCGAGTGCGGAATAAAGAGACGGGAACCCATGACACTGGCTCCTTCAAAAGCCTTGTCTTACTTTTATGGTGAAAATCTGGGTAACTTGAAGTCAGTAGCCCCGGTTAAGTAGTTTCATTGTCTTTAAGCTTTATCCAACCCCCACAAGAGGCCTTTGCAGCCGGGTCCTCACTTACTGAGATCCTTACCCTGCTAGGGGCCCCTTCTCACCAGGCTGACCAAGCCTGGGTGTCCCTAATTAAAGGAAGCCCAATGCCTCTTTGAGAAAACGTATTAAGTGTGAACAAATGATGTAACTAATTAGGAATCATGGGGGCTATGCTTTGGGGGAGATAAAATTTGGCTCCTGGTTCAACAGTTTCTAATATGGGTTGAAATATCcctgaagaagaaaaagcagtATCAGGTCTTGTTGTGACTAATCCCCATCCTGTTCCTCTTTCCTGTTTTCCAATTTCTGTTTTGGAAACACAACTATTCTTCTTAATCTCTTGTACATATAGGAAAATAAATTCTAATTTCCATCCTTTATTATACAAagttaataattttaaacattgttCTGAGCTTTGTAACATCCCCCTCTAATATTATACCTTGAAATGTTCCATGTCAGTGAAGATGGCCTTTTGCTTTTAACTACTGTGTACTATTCCACTATGGGGATGTGCTATATACATCTTCACCTGTGCTGTTTGGTTTTGCTCCAATTTGTACACATATTGTTTTGTATATCTTCAATTGTGTCTACAGGATAGCTTTGTGAATGTGGGGGTGCTAGGTCAGAGTACATGCCTTGGTTCTTACAGTGGATATTGCCTTCTTCCTTCTAGTAGATGATAAGAAGTGAaccagaggccaggtggtggtggtggtggtggtggtggtggtggtggtggtggtggtggcagcagcgcacgcctttaaccccagcacttgggaggcagaggcaggtggatctctgtgagttcgaggtcagcctgggctacagagtgagtttcaggaaaggttccaaagctacacagagaaaccctgtctcgaaaaacaaacaaacaaaaaagtgaaccAGAGAGGTCACAGTGGGAGCTGCGCCATGCTCTTTAGCCACTCAGCCttgggacctggggctcacttGCTCTGGGCTTCAGTTTTTAACCTATGAAATGTGCCCTTGCACTtggggtgctgaggcaggaggatagtggccagcctgggctacagaaagagctcttgtctcaaaataatatcTATAAAATGGTTCAGAGAGGCTGGgcgtttagctcagtggtagagtgtttgcttgcctagcatgtgcaaagaaggtcctgggtttgatctgtGGTACCCCAAACCAACAATCAGCCAACCAATCATAAATTAGAGCATATGGTGGCAAGGAAAAGATTAGATCCTCCATGTAAAGCATTTAGTTCAGGACCAAATACACAACTAACCACTGTCAGGCTGCTGGTTTTCTGCTGAAGTACTGCTAGGGCCTTTCATGAATGCCTTGGAGTGAGCCTGGCTGTCAAAACCTTTGTTCTGAAGGGGAGATCCCCTCTCCATGGCTACCTGTGTCCCCAAGGTTTCTGTTGGGTTCTCTTAATAGAAAACTCTGGGCTTTCCCAGGGACATTTCTAGGGCTATCTGTTGGATAGATTGGAGTGGAATCTTTCTAAGGAGGGTATGGCCTGTCTTAAATTCACCATTTCCCCTGTACAGGCTGCAACTGAGTACACTGTCTTCCATACATCATTTTCTACTGCCTTCCACAGTGTTCCACAGCCTGTGAGTCTGTTCCCATTTGAGAATTGTCTCAGGGTGCAGCAAATGTCAATCACTGCCAGGCCAAGTGTTCATCACTCTGCATCCTGTTCTCACCAAACAGAACATCTTATATTTGAGTTCATGGTCCCAGGCTCCTCCATGTTGTCCCCTGTGGTTGGTCTCTGTGTGGATGTCCTGCTGCCTTAGGGTTTGGTTACATTGGGGATGAACCACATTTGAAATGGGTATGTCCAAATTAAAGGGTGAGTTTGATTTTGTCTACATGGAAATACAGTCGATGTCTGCAAAAGTTAGTTATCAGTCAATCTTTTGAGGCTTTACATTCAAAGAGGTGTTTATAGAACGTTCCAAACAGACTCTGCACAATACAcctgatttatttttttgcctctgTTCCCTctgtaaatgtatgtatatgtgctcctgtgtgtgtgtgtgtgtgtgtgtgtgtgtgtgtgtctgtgggggggggggtcaaaagttgatgtcagctgtcttcctcaatcactccccACCTTTTTGTGTAATGGTTTtctggggtgagtgtgtgtgaatgtacatgtgaatgtgagtgtgtacatgccacagagcacatgtagagaccagagggcGGATTTGTCtggagttggctctcttcttccaccttattttgaggcagggtctctctgtgtctgttgcTATACTGCATACTCCAGGGCAGCTGGTCTTTAGGCTTCTGGATaattctgtctccacttcccatcttGTTGTAGAAGTGCTGAGATTCCAGATATGTCCTACCACAGCGTGATCTTTACACAGATTTGAAGACTGAAGGCCATCAGGTTTCTGgggccatcttcctggcccttctctttatttcatttttatttttaattaatttatgtctttttttttttggagacagggtctctcactaaacctggagcttaccaattcAGGTTGAGTGGCTGGCCGACAAGCCCCAGGggtcccctgcctccaccttcctagCACTAGGGTTGGAGAtacatgcttggctttttacatggaggCTGCAGATCTGCACTCAGATTCTCATGCCTGTGCAACCAATGCTTACCGACGGAGCTGTTTTCCAgcccttttctgttctctttcatAGTACCGGAGATCAGGATGAATTGGGAACCCAGGATCTGTGTGCTGGGTCCCTAGAGCCAATTGGTTCATTTACTTGATTGACCCAAGAACATGAGTGAAGATAAAGAGGACTCATTCAGGATACTCAGGATTTATGATGGAACAGAGGAGATAAAGAAGATGCCAGAAAGCTCTGGTATTTTTCCTCATCATGGGCAACAAGAACAACACCAAATGGACAGCACACAGCAAATGCCCCAGCTGCCCCCATGTCCCTCAATACAGCATGACCCTGTTTATCAGGAAATGCACAGTGTGACCCAGCAGCAGTGGGATCCCCAAGCCCAGGGCACATCTGGGCTCCAGCCCATGTGGTTTGCAGAGGCAGAACCAGAAGGAGGAACCAGCTCAAGGTAAGGCTGTCATGAGCAAGGGCTGCCGGGCAGGGTGGTGAACTGTCCTGGGCAGAGAGGGCCTGACACTTCATGccatcttctccttcttcttctttgttgtaGCTTTCAACCCAGAGCTGTGACCGGTAAGTGCAGGCCATGACAGTGTGGTCAGGGAGGGATGTGGCCCACGCTGGAGCCCGATGGTGGATGAAGTACCCGGTTTGGTGTAAGAGACCAGCTCTCTTTCTGACGTTGTGACTTTGCTGTGATGCCTGGTCCATGAGAGGTGGGTGTGGCTGTTTCCCTGCAGGTCAGTTCTGTTCTTCGTCCTTGCCCAACAGAGAAGTCTGGTCATTCCTCAAAGCCATTGTAAGTACCTCACTATTATGTTTTTGACAGCTAGACATCATCCTTCTTCCCTGCCCACCCTCCAATGGAGAGGTGGTGTGTTTGCACACCCCATTCCCTTTCTCTTAGGTAGTGGTGGCCTGGGATaccatcttcttttctttcctttttttttttgattctggttttttgagacagggtttctctgtgtagctttactcactttggagaccaggctggccttgaactcacagagatccgcctgcctctgcctccggagtgctgggattaaaggagtgcgccaccactgcccggcctgatgCCATCTTCTTCATGAGGCTGCTCTCCTTGTTCCGCCGTCTTGATGAATAGGGCCTTTAGCCCACAGTGTCACTTCTACAAGAGATGTGACTTGGGGGCCCCTGAACCAAGCCCTGTTATGAGAGAGAAGCTTAGAAATTTGGGGAGCAGGGGCAGAGCAGGCTGCCGCCTTGGTTGACCAGTCCTgccgtctccccagcctcccATTCCAGACGAGGCAGTAGTCACACGAAAGTCCCCACGTAGTTCCTGGAGGGTTGGCACTCTGCGCCACGGGAAGCGAGTGAATGCCATTGCCATTAGCAGTGCCCCGcgccatgtgtacacatgtggcacTGGCTACATCCGGGTGTGGGACGAAGATGCGCTGCATGCCTCGGACAGAGCGCCTCAGGCCCAGCTGGACTTTCAGGTGAGGGGCTCTCTATCAGGTTTAGGGAAAGCCTCTGTCCCCGGCACTGCCACGTGTGGTGTATCGAGAGCGCATTCTTCCCCAGGACCCTCGGAATCGTGTACTTACCTGCAAGCTGTTTCCCGACGAGCAGAGTCTGATCACAGGGGGAATGGCCAGGGCCCTGACTCTCTGGGACCTGGCTCCAACGCCCCAAATCAGGGCCCAGATGGCCTCCACAG
Coding sequences:
- the Tle7 gene encoding transducin-like enhancer protein 7, with protein sequence MAAMFLRCGSHPLSAAETPPTLRPSPASRKPSSTAHRLKCLLRRRPGPLGDLQPVTEMHSVTQQQWDPQAQGTSGLQPMWFAEAEPEGGTSSSFQPRAVTGQFCSSSLPNREVWSFLKAIPPIPDEAVVTRKSPRSSWRVGTLRHGKRVNAIAISSAPRHVYTCGTGYIRVWDEDALHASDRAPQAQLDFQDPRNRVLTCKLFPDEQSLITGGMARALTLWDLAPTPQIRAQMASTGPMCYSLALSSDAHICLASFKGFVEIWDVQNQILIRKHQVPPYGSRCVDVTGFKFWTGGEDTILYSWDMRSYQKLQQHKLCHEILSITHDPSEEWVLAGLKMSDIVILHAHREEKYKAMVQRYTQYHNLKFASCGTYFVSTLDDMIHCLAAPSLRRLFQAEECYDILCCDMSSDSQYLVTGSKENATVYQLLY